A section of the Humulus lupulus chromosome 2, drHumLupu1.1, whole genome shotgun sequence genome encodes:
- the LOC133818468 gene encoding pentatricopeptide repeat-containing protein At2g20710, mitochondrial-like, with amino-acid sequence MSMIKLHYLIKPASFRFQYNLHNHPRAYTSLFSAKTPEIPHSSSSSYPDSLFHRVQIIRDPKASVLPVLRQWVNEGRQVDKDQLGWMVRTMRDFRRFNHALEISLWMTDSRFLKISPSDAAVRLELIHKVHGLDRAENYFNNMSRKLKTHHVYAALLRSYVRENSVDKAEALMEEIRNLGEAVSSLPYNVLINLYAKNGNFDKIDMLMQEMKVKGIPHDKYTLRNRLSAYVAASDIAGMEKIMNRMEEEPNLYVNWKVYALAASGYLKVGLIKEALKMLGKLERDIDKINPKTQKTGHMFLLTLYSNTGNREELYRIWNKYKPTYRPTEAPYACMIRCLSKFDDIEGAEKVFKEWESQCSIYDFRVVNSILIAYCRKGLLEKAESTLKAAAEGSTPYAGSWSILANGFVENNQMPRAVEMLKKSLMIGRKGWMSNPVTLAACLDYLKDQGDVTGMEEIINLLRNSDVFSKDTFDRLLSTCDAAGESFSGVLCPNVNGSNDGAETNQINTDGFSFDEETNEILGTR; translated from the exons ATGAGTATGATAAAGCTTCATTATCTGATCAAGCCCGCTTCCTTTCGGTTCCAGTACAACCTTCACAACCACCCTCGGGCTTATACTTCCCTCTTCTCCGCTAAAACCCCTGAGATacctcattcttcttcttcttcttacccAGACTCTCTGTTCCACCGCGTTCAAATCATCCGAGATCCAAAGGCCTCGGTTTTACCAGTGCTCCGACAATGGGTCAATGAAGGACGACAGGTTGACAAGGATCAACTGGGGTGGATGGTTCGAACCATGAGGGACTTTAGACGCTTTAACCACGCTCTTGAG ATATCTCTTTGGATGACAGACAGTAggtttttaaaaatatcaccaaGTGATGCAGCGGTTAGATTAGAATTGATCCACAAAGTTCACGGACTTGATCGTGCGGAGAACTACTTCAACAACATGTCACGAAAGTTAAAAACACACCATGTATATGCTGCTCTTCTAAGGAGCTATGTTAGAGAGAATTCTGTTGACAAAGCAGAAGCCCTTATGGAGGAAATTAGAAATTTGGGTGAGGCAGTATCATCTTTACCTTACAATGTATTGATCAACCTTTACGCTAAGAATGGAAACTTTGATAAGATTGACATGTTGATGCAAGAGATGAAAGTTAAGGGTATACCTCATGACAAGTATACTTTGAGAAATCGACTGTCTGCCTATGTTGCGGCATCTGACATTGCTGGGATGGAAAAAATCATGAATAGGATGGAGGAAGAACCCAACCTTTATGTTAACTGGAAAGTGTACGCATTGGCAGCCAGTGGATATCTGAAGGTTGGCTTGATTAAGGAGGCTTTGAAAATGCTAGGGAAACTTGAACGGGACATTGataaaataaatcctaaaactCAGAAAACAGGACATATGTTTCTTCTCACTCTCTATTCTAATACTGGTAATAGAGAGGAGCTTTACAGAATTTGGAATAAGTACAAACCAACTTATAGACCAACGGAGGCTCCATATGCCTGCATGATCAGATGTCTTTCAAAGTTTGATGATATTGAGGGTGCTGAGAAGGTTTTTAAGGAGTGGGAGTCGCAGTGCTCAATTTACGACTTCAGGGTGGTTAATAGCATTCTTATTGCGTATTGCAGGAAGGGTCTTTTGGAAAAGGCAGAATCCACCTTAAAGGCTGCTGCGGAAGGAAGTACTCCATACGCCGGCTCGTGGAGTATCTTGGCAAATGGGTTTGTGGAGAATAATCAAATGCCTAGAGCAGTTGAAATGTTGAAGAAATCACTCATGATCGGTCGAAAAGGATGGATGTCAAATCCTGTAACTTTGGCTGCCTGTCTAGATTACTTAAAAGATCAAGGGGATGTTACAGGAATGGAAGAAATCATAAATTTATTAAGGAACAGTGATGTTTTTAGCAAAGATACTTTTGATAGATTGTTGAGCACTTGTGATGCAGCTGGAGAATCATTTTCAGGGGTTCTTTGTCCAAACGTAAATGGGTCTAATGATGGTGCAGAAACAAACCAAATCAACACGGATGGTTTTAGTTTTGATGAAGAAACAAATGAGATTCTTGGAACAAGGTAA